The proteins below come from a single Tenuifilum thalassicum genomic window:
- a CDS encoding (Fe-S)-binding protein: METRKIEIPVMADLFAKGEKPEYLFWVGCAGAYDDRYKKVAAAFAKILIHLNVSFAVLGKEETCTGDPARRAGNEMLFQMQALQNIELFKAYEIKKVITICPHCYNTFKNEYPDLGADFEVISYIDILNQYIDEGKIKLDTNKFKGTKITYHDPCYLGRANGIYEQPRKLLKKLGGELVEMERNRSFALCCGAGGAQMFKEAEKGNKEVFLERMEDVLKVEPEVIATACPFCMTMMTDGIKYKNQEEKMRNYDIAELIAESLNL; encoded by the coding sequence ATGGAAACACGAAAGATAGAAATTCCTGTAATGGCCGACCTTTTTGCTAAAGGTGAAAAACCCGAATACCTTTTCTGGGTTGGATGTGCCGGAGCATACGACGACCGTTACAAAAAAGTAGCAGCGGCCTTTGCTAAAATCCTAATTCATTTGAATGTTAGCTTTGCAGTTCTAGGTAAAGAGGAAACCTGTACTGGCGACCCTGCACGCAGGGCAGGGAACGAGATGCTCTTCCAAATGCAAGCACTACAAAACATTGAGCTATTCAAAGCATATGAGATTAAAAAGGTAATAACTATATGCCCGCATTGCTACAACACGTTTAAAAATGAATACCCCGACCTTGGCGCCGACTTTGAGGTTATCAGCTATATAGACATACTTAACCAATACATCGACGAGGGTAAGATAAAATTAGACACCAATAAATTTAAAGGAACAAAAATCACTTACCACGACCCCTGCTATTTGGGTCGTGCCAACGGAATATACGAGCAACCCCGCAAACTTCTTAAAAAGTTAGGAGGAGAACTTGTTGAGATGGAGCGCAATAGGAGTTTTGCCCTTTGCTGTGGTGCTGGTGGAGCCCAAATGTTTAAGGAGGCTGAAAAAGGGAACAAAGAAGTTTTCCTTGAACGCATGGAAGACGTCCTGAAGGTAGAACCAGAGGTTATTGCAACAGCTTGCCCGTTCTGTATGACCATGATGACCGATGGTATTAAGTACAAGAACCAGGAGGAAAAGATGCGCAATTACGATATTGCAGAGCTAATCGCTGAATCGCTTAACTTATAA
- a CDS encoding 4Fe-4S dicluster domain-containing protein, translated as MTKQIVFALALLATIGVFAYTISRIARFFMLTRKGFKVDKLGKRLLVTLKVAFGQTKIFRRPVIGLLHALVFWGFCVILFGSIEMVIDGLFGIEKSLSFLGGFYNFMMAAGDIFALLVAISIIVFLIRRIFLHVKRFEGIEMKKISHIDANIALTIILVLMLSLMGMNAAYIKWAQLAGHNIHGIYPVSQHLTSLFDGISVDGVFTHYQVYWWIHILLIFIFANLLPYSKHFHVFMSIPNVFLSRLEPLGKLPNMDNVTREVKLMMNPETAFSAPAEEAPIERFGVKDAEDVVWKSYFDSLACTECGRCTSVCPANITGKKLSPRKVMMDLRARMKEKGPHMLKNGRDYNDGKSLVRDYISEEELWACTTCNACAQECPINIDHPKLIVEMRRYLVMEEGSAPGELKAMFNNIENNGAPWQYSPEDRLLWAKDLETKAL; from the coding sequence ATGACTAAGCAAATAGTTTTTGCCTTAGCACTACTAGCAACCATTGGTGTTTTTGCTTACACTATCAGCCGAATAGCAAGGTTCTTCATGTTAACCCGCAAGGGGTTTAAGGTTGATAAGTTGGGCAAAAGGCTTTTGGTTACTCTTAAAGTGGCTTTTGGGCAAACAAAAATTTTTCGACGTCCTGTAATTGGATTATTACACGCACTAGTATTTTGGGGATTCTGCGTTATCCTTTTTGGCAGTATTGAAATGGTAATAGACGGACTCTTCGGAATAGAAAAATCATTGAGTTTTCTTGGTGGATTTTACAATTTCATGATGGCTGCTGGCGATATCTTCGCACTTTTAGTAGCCATATCAATTATTGTTTTCCTAATCCGCAGAATATTCCTTCATGTTAAGCGATTCGAAGGCATTGAGATGAAAAAAATCTCTCATATAGATGCCAACATTGCTTTAACAATAATACTTGTTCTCATGCTCTCGCTCATGGGCATGAATGCCGCATACATTAAGTGGGCTCAACTTGCAGGACACAATATTCATGGAATTTACCCAGTAAGCCAACATCTTACATCGTTATTCGATGGCATTTCGGTTGATGGTGTATTTACTCATTATCAAGTTTACTGGTGGATTCACATTCTACTTATTTTCATTTTTGCTAACCTGCTTCCATACTCAAAGCATTTCCATGTTTTCATGTCGATACCAAACGTTTTTCTCTCACGTTTAGAGCCACTTGGCAAACTTCCCAACATGGATAATGTTACCCGCGAGGTAAAACTGATGATGAACCCCGAAACTGCATTCTCAGCACCTGCAGAGGAGGCACCAATTGAACGTTTTGGAGTAAAAGACGCCGAAGATGTAGTTTGGAAGAGCTATTTCGATTCACTTGCATGTACCGAATGTGGTCGTTGTACATCGGTTTGTCCGGCTAACATCACAGGAAAAAAGCTATCACCTCGTAAAGTAATGATGGACCTACGCGCCAGGATGAAGGAGAAAGGTCCGCATATGCTTAAAAACGGACGAGACTATAACGATGGCAAATCGCTTGTTCGCGACTATATTAGCGAGGAAGAACTTTGGGCTTGCACTACCTGCAATGCTTGTGCACAGGAATGTCCAATCAATATTGACCATCCCAAACTAATTGTTGAAATGCGCCGTTACCTGGTTATGGAGGAGGGTTCCGCTCCCGGCGAACTTAAAGCCATGTTCAACAACATTGAGAATAATGGTGCACCCTGGCAGTACTCCCCCGAAGACAGATTACTGTGGGCTAAAGATTTAGAAACAAAAGCACTATAG
- a CDS encoding electron transfer flavoprotein subunit alpha/FixB family protein: MSVLVYTENWDGKFKKLSYELVSYGSKVAEMLGTTTTAVTIGNVNDDELNTLGKYGADKVLCLQSENLKNLDSQLYTNAIAKVAQDEGSKVIVISNNNSGKSIAPRLSVKLKAALGSGVSQLPLSTSPFTVYKRTFSGAAFAHVVLKTDVKIITLTQNSFDIVENSKQVKVERVDFQTDAPKTVVKDVQKQTGKLLLTDAEIVVSGGRGMKSPDNWGPLEELAELLGGATACSRPVSDEGWRPHEEHTGQTGKIIAPNLYIAVGISGATQHIAGVSGSKYIVAINNDKTAPIFEVAQYGIVGDAQKVLPQLVEAVKEIKGK, translated from the coding sequence ATGTCAGTACTAGTATATACCGAGAATTGGGACGGCAAGTTTAAAAAGCTATCATACGAACTAGTATCATACGGTAGCAAAGTAGCCGAAATGTTGGGAACAACCACAACAGCAGTTACCATAGGTAATGTTAATGATGATGAGCTAAACACCTTAGGCAAATATGGAGCCGATAAAGTACTTTGCCTTCAGAGCGAAAATTTAAAAAACCTCGACAGCCAGCTATATACAAACGCTATTGCAAAGGTTGCTCAGGACGAAGGTAGCAAGGTTATTGTAATATCAAATAACAACTCAGGGAAATCCATTGCACCTCGCCTTTCGGTAAAGCTAAAAGCAGCATTAGGCTCGGGCGTTTCGCAACTCCCACTTAGCACTTCGCCTTTTACTGTTTACAAGCGCACATTCTCAGGCGCTGCTTTTGCGCATGTGGTGCTTAAAACCGATGTTAAGATAATCACCCTTACCCAAAACTCTTTTGATATTGTTGAAAACAGCAAACAAGTAAAAGTTGAGAGGGTTGACTTCCAAACCGATGCACCTAAAACCGTTGTAAAAGACGTGCAAAAGCAAACTGGTAAGTTACTTCTAACTGATGCCGAAATTGTGGTTTCAGGTGGACGTGGTATGAAGTCGCCCGACAACTGGGGACCACTTGAGGAACTAGCCGAGCTTCTTGGTGGAGCAACCGCTTGTTCTCGCCCAGTTTCCGACGAAGGATGGCGACCACACGAAGAACACACCGGACAAACTGGTAAAATCATTGCACCTAACCTTTACATCGCTGTTGGTATCTCTGGTGCAACACAACATATTGCTGGTGTTAGCGGTTCGAAATATATTGTTGCCATTAACAACGATAAAACCGCACCTATTTTTGAAGTAGCGCAATACGGAATTGTTGGCGATGCACAAAAAGTATTGCCACAGCTCGTTGAAGCTGTTAAAGAGATTAAAGGCAAATAG